GCTAAAGCTTTAAAATAAAGGGAGGATACGGACGAATGAAGGTAATCCCTTTGAAACTAGAAGGTGCAAAAATTATTGAACCCGTAGTTCATGGCGATCACCGTGGTTTTTTTATGGAAAGCTACAATGATCAAATCATGAAACAAAACGGGATTAACCATGCTTTTATTCAGGATAATCAATCCTTGTCTGCAGAAGCTGGCGTGATTCGAGGGTTGCATTATCAGCTTAATCCTAAAGCGCAGACCAAACTCATTCGTGTGCTTTCTGGAGCTATCTACGATGTTATTTTGGATATTCGCAAAAGTTCTCCAACATTCGGTCAATGGGTTGGAGTGATCTTAAGTGAACATAATAGACGTCAGCTACTGGTACCTAAAGGTTTTGCTCACGGATTCTGTACGCTTGTGCCTAATACTCAGGTGTTTTATAAGGTAGATGAGTATTATTCACCTGAAAATGATCGTGGTATCCTGTGGAATGATCCTGCATTGGGGATTGATTGGCCCACTTCCCATGCAGTCCTTTCGGAAAAGGATAAGAAGCAACCGGCGCTGGCTGATGCAGATATTAATTTTGAATAGATTACTGACAAATAAAGCTAGGTTCAATTTATAAAATAGGCGGCATTTCTTTGTTCTTTGTTGGCTTTGTGGCATATTCTATATGTATTAGTGAGAGTTTTAGGAGGTCTGTATGAAACTTCTTGTCACCGGCGGTGCCGGATTTATTGGCAGTAACTTTGTATTGTATATGTTAAAACAGCATCCAGATTACGAAATTGTGAATATCGATGCGCTTACGTATGCAGGTAATCTGGAAAATTTGAAATCCATCGAAAATCATCCCAATCATACCTTCGTGAAAGCAGATATTACTGATGCGCAAGCGATTGACCAGTTGATGCAGCAGGGAATTGATGTGGTGGTGAATTTTGCGGCAGAGTCGCATGTGGATCGGAGTATTTTGGAGCCGGAAGTGTTTGTGAAAACAAACGTATTTGGTACACAGGTACTGTTGGACGCAGCCAAGAAATATAATGTGACCAAGTTTGTACAGGTATCGACAGATGAGGTGTACGGATCTCTGGGTGAAACAGGTTTGTTTACGGAGGAAACTCCGCTGCAGCCTAATAGTCCTTACTCTGCTTCCAAGGCAGGTGGCGATCTGCTGGTTCGTGCATATCATGAAACCTTTGGTCTACCTGTGAATATCACGCGTTGTTCCAATAACTATGGTCCGTACCAGTTTCCGGAAAAGCTGATTCCACTAATGATCTCGCGTGCGTTAAGTGATCAGCAGCTACCTGTATACGGGGATGGCCTGAACATCCGTGATTGGTTGTATGTAGAGGATCATTGCAGCGCAATTGATCTGGTCATTCATCAGGGTAAACTGGGTGAGGTATACAATATCGGTGGAAATAATGAGCGGACAAATGTGCATATCGTCAAAACGGTATTGGAGGAGCTGGGCAAGCCAGAATCTCTGATTTCGTATGTACAGGATCGCCCAGGTCATGACCGCCGTTATGGCATTGATCCAACAAAGACCATGAATGAGCTGGGCTGGAAGCCAAAGCACTCTTTTGAAACTGGCATTAAAGAAACGATCCGCTGGTATTTGGACAACAAAGAATGGTGGACTCGTATTCAATCTGGCGAATACCAGCAATACTATGCAAAGCAGTACGGTTCCCGCTTGGGGGATGCGTAAGATGAAGGTACTGGTTACTGGAGCATCCGGTCAACTTGGCAAAGATGTAGTAAAGGTTTTTCAGGAGCAAGGGCATGATGTCCTTGGTTACGATCGGGAACAATTGGATATCACGGATTTGCAGCAGGCTGTGAAAATTGTGGGACAGTATCAACCTGATGCTGTCATCCATTGTGCAGCGTATACGGCAGTGGATGCAGCCGAGTCTGATATTGATGGGGCTTACCAAGTCAATGCGTCGGGAACACGCAATATGGCGTTGGCTGCGGAAAAAGTAGGAGCCAAGCTAGTTTATATCAGTACGGATTACGTGTTCGATGGAACAGCGGAGCAGCCCTATCATGAGTATGACAATACAAATCCGCAGAGTATTTACGGAAAGTCTAAGCGGGCCGGGGAGATACTGGCCCAAACACTTTCCTCCAAATATTTTATTGTTCGTACTTCTTGGGTATATGGATTGCACGGGAACAATTTTGTGAAAACGATGCTGAAGCTTGGACAGGAAAAGCCGCACCTTCAGGTCGTAAACGACCAGAAGGGCTCGCCTACCTATACGGTGGATTTGGCTCGTTTTTTAGCGGAATTGGTTCAAACCGAGAAGTACGGCGTATATCATGCATCCAATAGCGGTTCTTGCACCTGGTATGAGTTTACGCAAGCTATTTTTCAGGATGCGGCAGAATTATTAGGTGTTAAGATTACTGCGAAACTGGACCCATGTAGTACGGAACAATTCCCTAGGCCCGCAGAACGCCCGTGTAATTCGGTTATGGAGCATATTGCGATTCGAACCAATGGACTGAATGATTTGCGCAATTGGCGTGAAGGATTACGGGATTTTTTAAAAGAGTATCTGGAAAGTTCCAGTAGGTAGAGGTAGGGTGTATATCTGCAGCGATCTCCCATCATTTTAATGATTGGGAGATTTTATTATGTAGAGACATATGTCGATCAAGCTCAATGAGTATTATAATGTATAAGACAGTTCGTCATATATGGAGCTATAAGGAGGTCGTGATTCTGAAAAAGCCCAGTGTACAAATTTTGTTATCTACATATAATGGAGCAGCTTATTTAGATGAGCAAGTAGAAAGCCTGATCAATCAGAAAGACGTAAATATTCAGATTCTAGTTCGTGATGATGGCTCAACAGATGATACGGTTGCCAAGCTGAATGCGCTGAAGCAGCGTTATCCTCAACAGATTATTTTATACCCCGAGAGGAATGTAGGGGTTATTGCGAGCTTTTTTGATTTGATACAAAAATCTTCCGAGAATTTCGAGTTTTACGCCTTTTGCGATCAAGATGATGTGTGGATGCCAGACAAGCTTGCTCGAGCTGTAGCCCAACTCAGAAAAAAGGAAGGAAACCGGCCGCTGATGTATTGTTCTGCTACACAAATGGTCTCTCAAACTTTGGAACCTCTCAAGGTATGGCCAGCAGATCTAGCCCGATCTTTATCCTTTTATAATGCTCTCATTGAAAATGTATGTGTAGGCTGTACCATGGTGATCAATAAAGAAACACTTCAGCTCGTGAAAAAGAGAATGCCAGCTTCTTTGAAAAACATTATTATGCATGACTGGTGGATTTATTTATGCACATCCTCTTTTGGTGAGGTTGTATTTGACCCTATACCTTCCATTTGGTATCGGCAGCATCAAAACAATGTGTTGGGAGGCTCTACGGACGGCTGGGTTAGCAAGTGGAGGAAAAGGCTAGACAGATTTGTAAAAGGGAAAAACCGCTATATTTTAAGCAAACAAGCGCAGCAATTTATTCAACTCTATGGACAAGACCTGCCTTCTCAGATGCATAAAGATATTGAACTATTTCTGAACAGCTACCAAAAGGGATTATTCCCTCGGCTGAAATACATTTGGCAGTCTCCCTTTTACAGACAGTCAAGGTTAGACAACTGGATTTATAAGCTGGTTTTCCTGTTGGGGAAATTATAGAGGTGTGAAGAAAAAATATTGAAACTTTTTTCCAGATACAAGCGTCAAATAATCAAAGGTACAAATGAATACTAGATAAAAATCCATCGAATGCATGTTCCTTTATGGAAAAATATAGTATAATTGAGAGGTGCAACCGATATAGGCTGGCAAGGGCGGTCGGCTAACTCTCCCGAGGAGGGGGGTGAAGCCTGTGACAGTGTTTGAGGCGCTCAGTTTAATGCTGACGTTCGGGGCGTTAATCGTCACACTGTTAGAGTTTAACAAACGAAAATAGACCGCCCCCGCAAGGAAGGGTCTATTTTCGGCCTGATTGTTCCAAAACCGTCCGCTCTTGGGAGCGTCGGTTGCGCAGGGGCTGGCTGGCACCGGCCCTTTTTCCATGTATATCTTACCACGATGATTTTTAGACCTCAAGAATTTTGCAAAATCCTGCATGCTGTGTGAGTTACAAGTTATGTGCTTTTTTGCGCCCCGTAGTCTGTGGGGTATGCTATAATAGTCGATAGTAGAATAGATTACTGAATTTGTCAGGAGCGTTTTGAATGATGGATGTAAGCATACTGGTCGTCAACTATAACACGTGTCGATTGACGCTGGATTGTTTGCAGTCGGTGTATGCGTCCAAGACGCAATATCGATATGAAGTGATTGTCATCGACAATCATTCCAGTGACGGGTCTGTTGAGGCTATTCGTGCTGAATACCCGGAAATTTGGCTGATAGCGAATGAAGATAATACAGGTTTTGCCAAGGCAAACAATCAGGGAATGGAAGTGGCCAGCGGACGTTACATATTGCTGTTGAATTCCGATACACTGGTGCAGCCGGACACGCTGGATACAATGATTCAGTTTATGGATACGCATCCCGAAATGGGAGCATCGGGCTGCAAGGTCATCTTGCCGGATGGTTCGCTGGATAAGGCATGCAAGCGTGGATTTCCAACGCCGTCTGCGTCCTTTTACTATGCTTTTGGCTGGTCGAAGCGTTACCCCGATAATCCGAAGTATAACCAATATCAGCTTGGACATCTAAGCCCGGATGATGAGTATCCCGTGGATGTGCTGGTTGGAGCTTTTATGCTGGTCCGTCGGGAGACAATTGAGCAGGTCGGCGGCCTGGACGAAACCTTTTTTATGTATGGTGAGGATATTGACTGGTGTTATCGAATTAAACAAGCAGGATGGGGCATTTACTACTACCCGCGCACATATATTGTTCATATCAAAGGGGGCAGCGCTCGTCGTCGTCCTCTGAAAATAATTTATGAGTTTCATAGAGCCATGTGGGTATTTCACCGCAAGCATTACAAACAGCAGTACAGTTGGATCACCAACATGGCTGTATACGCGGGGATTACGGTGAAATTTGGAATGGCCTTTTTGAAAAATAAATGGTCTGCACCGGTCAAACCGGACAGCGGCGAACAATCTCGTACCGAGGTGAAAGCATGATACGCAGAAATCAACGATTTTTAACCCAATTGTATATTGTGGCGGATTTCGCGGTCATTCAGTTATCTTTCCTGATCGCTTGGTTCTTTAAATTTGAAAGTGAATGGATTACCTATAAAGAGCCGCTTCCTATTCAAGTATATGGAGGCTGGAGCTTAATCTACGGTCTAATTGCCGTGGTGCTAGGTATGCTATTCTCGCTTTATTCGCCCAAACGCAAAAAGCGATTTGCAGACGACGTATTTCGCGTCACCCAGATCCATATTGTTGGCTTGTTTGTATTACTGAGTGTCATGTTTTTCGTCAAGCAAATCGATATTTCGCGTTCCTACCTAGCGATCTATATGGTTGGGAATGTGCTGCTGATTTTGTTCTACCGATATTTTTTGAAGCGAATTCTTAAAGCTCTCCGGCAAAAAGGGTACAATAAGCAATTCATGCTCATTCTCGGGGCAGGCTCTCTGGGCCAACGGTTTTATCATAATCTTGGACAGTATCCTGATTTGGGATATGAAGTAGTGGGATTTCTGGATGATAACCGCCAATGGAGTGAAGAGGAGGAAGCGCGTTTCCGTCCGATCCTTGGAGGATTAGATCAATTGGAGGCAACGCTGTCTCGCCTGATGATTGACGAGGTCATTTTGGCTCTACCACTGGATGCCCACGATAAGTACCCTAAAATTATCAATATGTGTGAAAAGGCTGGGGTACGCACACTTATTATTCCTGACTTTTTCGACTATTTGCCGGCTCGGCCGTATTTTGATAACTTTGCAGGCATGCCGATGATCAATGTACGGGATATTCCGCTGGATATAGCGGGAAACCGGTTATTTAAGCGTCTGTTCGATATTTTTTTCTCTTTATTCGCGATTATTCTGACCGCTCCGATCATGCTGGCCGTGGCGATTGGTGTGATGGTTACATCAAGAGGTCCCATCATTTTTAAGCAGGAGCGGGTAGGCTTGAATCGTCGTACCTTCCGAATGTACAAATTTCGCTCCATGAAGGTGCTGCCGCCTGGGACTGAAGATACAGGATGGACGACTGCTAATGATCCAAGGCGTACGCGTTTCGGTTCCTTTATCCGTAAAACGAGCCTTGATGAGTTGCCACAGTTTTTCAACGTGCTGCTGGGAGATATGAGTGTCGTTGGCCCCCGCCCGGAAAGACCGTATTATGTGGATCAGTTCCGTGAGGAAATTCCCAAATACATGGTGAAGCATCATGTTCGTCCCGGAATTACAGGCTGGGCACAGAGCAACGGATTGCGTGGGGATACGTCCATTGAGGAACGGATTAAGCATGACATTTTCTATATTGAGAATTGGTCGCTCTTATTCGATATTAAAATTATTTTCCGCACGATTCGCAACGGTTTCAAAAATGCATATTAATCCCAGAGTCGCCCTTCGGTTCAGCTGGAGGGTGTTTTTGTGTCTATATAAGCTGAAATTAAAAGTTACCTATTGTGCCACAGCTTGTGCCACTGTGCAGACGGATGGTGCTCTAGTGGAAAGCTTGCGTCAGTCAGGGAAGCTGAGTGTTCCCATTGAATACGAACATTGACACCATTTAAGCACTGTCATAGACTTAGCATAGAACGCTTTTGGATATCGAATTCGGATTGTACGGATCATGACAAAAGCATAGGATGCTGGAGGAATGTGTGTTGGCAGATTCAATTCAATCTTGGAAACATGTATTTAAGCTTGATCCTGACAAGGAACTGGACGATGAGGCGCTGGACGCCGTGTGTATGTCTGGTACGGACGCCATTATGATAGGAGGTTCATCAGGCATTACCTATGAAAATACGGTGGATTTACTATCGCGGGTTCGGCGTTATGAGGTGCCGTGTGTGCTAGAGGTGTCTGATCTGGAGGCTGTCGTGCCGGGGTTTGATCTGTATATGATTCCCATGGTGCTGAATACCATGAATAGTAATTGGATCGTAGGGCAGCACCAGCGTGCGATTGAGCAGTTTGGTTATATGATTCCTTGGGATTTGCTTGTGGCAGAGGGATATATTGTTTTGAACGGAGATTCTACGGTCGCTAAGCTTACCGGGGCGGAGACTTCGCTGAGTGCTTCATCAGCTGCCTCCTATGCGCAGATTGCTGACAAGCTCATGCATCTGCCGATTGTATATGTGGAATATAGCGGTACCTTCGGGGATATGGAACTGGTACAAAAAATACATCGCAGCACAGAGCGCTCTCGTGTCCTATACGGAGGAGGTATCGTGGATAAATCTACCGCGTTACAAGCGGCTGCCGTTTGTGACACCATTGTAGTAGGAAATATCATTTACCGCGACTTGGCGAAAGCGCTGGAGACGGTGGCTGTGAAATTGAAAGTATAGAACGTTTATTTTATGGAAGCTCGGAGAAAGGAGCATGCACGCATGCAATCAATAGATATACACGAGGCTGTAGCCCGCCTCAATCCTCCTCAGCGTCAGGCCGTAGAGGTAGTGGATGGTCCACTGCTGATTATGGCTGGCGCAGGCAGTGGCAAGACACGGGTGCTCACGCACCGAATAGCCTACCTCATCGCGACCCGCAAGACGGCTCCATGGGGTATTTTGGCGATTACCTTTACGAACAAGGCCGCGCGTGAGATGCAGGATCGCGTATCCAAGCTGATTGGCCCGCAGGGGAGAGATGTGTGGGTATCCACGTTCCACTCGATGTGTGTACGTATTTTGCGTCGGGATATCGAGCGAATCGGATTTACCTCCAATTTCAGCATTCTGGATTCCACGGATCAATTGTCTGTCATTCGGAGCTGCATGAAGGATCTAAATATAGATACCAAAAAATTTGAACCCAAAGCGGTTCAATCTATGATGAGCACGGCTAAAAATGAACTGGTCACTCCTGAAATGTATGAGCGCAAGATTGGCGATTATTTTGAGGGAATTGTGGCGAAGGTATATACCAAGTACCAACAACGGCTCAAAAATAACAACTCTCTTGATTTTGATGATTTGATCATGGCGACGATTCAGCTTTTTAAAGAAGTGCCTGAGGTGCTGGATTTCTACCAAAAGAAATTTCAGTACATTCATGTCGATGAATATCAGGATACCAACCGTGCGCAGTACATGCTGTGCAAAATGCTGGCCGATAAGCATCACCGGATTTGCGTAGTAGGTGACAGTGACCAATCCATCTACAGATGGCGGGGCGCGGATATCAGCAACATTTTGAACTTTGAAGAGGACTACCCGGAAGCACGTACCATTTTGCTGGAACAGAACTATCGGTCAACCTCGAACATACTGAATGCAGCGAACGAAGTGATTGCGCAAAATACAGGACGCAAGCCGAAAAAGCTATGGACAGACAAGGAAGGCGGAGCCAAAATTAAGGTTTACCGTGCTGATTCGGAGCATGATGAGGGCTACTTTATTGCCTCTGAAATTAATAAGAATATTAATGCAGGTAAAACCTATAGCCATCATGCCATTTTGTATCGTACCAATGCTCAGTCTCGGGTCGTCGAGGAAATTTTGATCAAATCGGACATACCGTATCAGATCGTTGGCGGGATCAAGTTCTATGATCGTAAAGAGATTAAGGATCTTCTGGCCTATCTGCGCCTGCTTTCCAATCCTGACGACGATATCAGCCTGATGCGAATCATTAACGTGCCCAAACGCAGCATCGGAGACACGACCGTTGGTAAGTTGCAGGCAGCCGCAGCGGAGCGTGGAGTTTCGATCTTCCGCGTGCTACAAGTAGTAGACGATTTGGGCTTTGCCGGACGTACGCGCAATGCGCTTGTGGAATTTTACGATATGATCGAAGGCTTAAATCGGATGGTGGACTATCTGTCGGTCACGGAGCTAACAGAAAAAATGCTGGAAACCACCCAGTATCGACTGGAGCTGCAAAACGAGAATACCCTCGAATCACGCGCGCGTCTGGAAAATATTGATGAGTTTCTGTCGGTAACCATGGAGTTTGAGAAAGGAGCAGAGGACAAATCGTTGGTCTCCTTCCTGACTGATCTTGCTCTTATTGCAGACATAGATTCCATGAATGACGATGAAGACGAGCAAAGTGATGCTGTTGTATTGATGACCATGCACAGCGCAAAAGGTTTGGAGTTTCCGATTGTATTTATTGTCGGCATGGAAGAGGGAGTATTCCCCCACAGCAGGGCCTTCTTGGATAATGAAGAGCTTGAGGAAGAACGCAGATTGGCGTATGTCGGTATTACCCGTGCAGAGGAGCAGCTGTTCCTTACATGCGCACAAATGCGTACTTTGTTTGGCCGTACAACGGCCAATCCGCCGTCGCGCTTTCTGGAAGAGATTCCGGATGAATTAAAAGAGGATACGATCATCAGACAGGACCGCTACCGTCGTTCAGGCAATGTAGGTGGCTCTTATGGCGGGCGTGGACTGGGTAAAAGCAGTGGCAGTAACTTTGGAGGAGAGCGTTCCTTTGATTCGATGAGCCGTAGTGGCTCAACCGCTTCTGCGTCGCCGCGTGTTACCGTAACAACATCTTCATCGCCTAAACCTTCCCCGGCAGCTTCGGCAGGGGGCCCTTCTATTTTTGCTGCTGGAGACAAGGTACAGCATGGCAAGTGGGGAGTGGGAACCATTGTGGCTGTCAAAGGTACGGGCAATGATATGGAGCTTCAGATCGCCTTCCCGGCTCCGGTCGGGGTCAAACGTCTGCTGGCTGGCTTTGCGCCTATCACAAAAGTAGAATAAATCTTACACATCAATAAATCTCGAGCCTCACAGCGGCAGAGTGGCCTAAGCTTCTGCCCTGATGGAGTTCCCGGAGGGATACGACTGCATGAACCCAATGCACAGGATGGAGCAGCTTGTTGCTGAGCTGAACACATATAACTATCATTATTACACACTGGATGAGCCCATGGTCAGCGACAAAGAATATGATGTGCTTTATGACGAACTAGTAGCCCTTGAACAGACGAGCGGACTGGTGTTGCCAGATTCGCCAACGCAGCGCGTGGGTGGGGAGTTGCTAAAGGGCTTCACGCCACATCGTCATCTGTCCCCATTATGGAGCCTGGATAAAGCACAGAATATGGAGCAGCTGCGTGCATGGAACGCGCGTGTCGTGAAGCTGGTCAATGATTACAATACCAAGAACCCGGAGCAGCCTTTGCCTTCCCCAAGCTATGCGATAGAGCTTAAATTTGATGGACTAACGCTGAACCTGACTTATACGGATGGAAAGCTGGTGCAGGCTTCTACCCGCGGCAATGGTGTCGTGGGTGAAGGGATATTGGCACAGGTAAAGACAATCAAATCCGTACCGCTTACGATTCCTTTCCAGGATGGTACCATTGAAGTGCAGGGAGAAGGCATTATGAATCTGTCCGTGCTGGCGAAATATAATGAGACCGCTGTGGACCCTCTTAAAAACGCACGTAATGCCGCAGCTGGTGCTTTGCGTAATTTAAATCCTAAAGTGACAGCGGAACGGCGACTGAATGCATTTTTCTACAATGTGGGATTTGCGGACCGTATTCAGTTTGATAGCCACCAGGAGATGATGTCTTTCCTGCGTAACAACCACTTTAAGGTGAACCCATATCTGACTTACTTTGATAATTTTGATGATGCTATGGAGCAACTGGCTGAGATTGAAGAGTCTCGCTCCGGGTTGGATTATCTTATTGACGGGGCTGTATTGAAAATTACGGATATGCGTACACGCGAGGTTCTTGGGTATACCGATAAATTTCCGCGTTGGGCGGTGGCATATAAGTTCGAAGCAGAGGAAACCACCACAGTGCTTAACTCGGTCGAGTGGAATGTAGGTCGAACGGGTAAGATCACGCCACTGGCAAGGGTGGAGCCGGTAGAGCTGGCAGGAGTCACTGTACAAAATTGTACACTGAACAATGCTGGCGATATCGAGCGTAAAAATCTGAAGTTCGCATTGGGGACGCGTGTATTTATTCGCCGCTCCAATGATGTCATTCCCGAGATATTGGGAAAGGTGACATCTGAAAATGATGGGGAGGAAATTGTCGTGCCCGATCATTGCCCGGCCTGCGGATTTCCATTGCAGCAGCGAGGGGCCCACTTGTTCTGCGACAATAAGCTGGGGTGCAAACCACAGATTGTGGCCCGTATTTCCCATTTCGCATCACGTGATGCCATGGATATTGAAACATTCAGCGACAAAACAGCGATCCAACTGCATGACGAACTGGAAGTACGCGAGCCTGCGGATTTGTATAGACTCCAATATGATGATCTAGTGAAGCTGGAGCGGTTTGGTGAGAAAAAAGCCAATAACCTCCTGACAGCACTTGAGAAGAGTAAAGAAAGAGATTTGGCTTCCTTCCTTTACGCTCTGGGTATACCGAATACCGGTAAAGCGACAACACGCATGCTGGCTGAACATTACCGCGATTTGCATAAGGTCATGTCCGCTACCGTGGAAGAACTGGTAGAACTACCGGATGTGGGCGGAATTGTAGCCGAAAGCATCGTTGCGTTCTTTGCCGATCCATTTACTCAGGCGGGGATTGAAAAGATGCTGTCGCTAGGAGTGAGGGCCCAAGCTCCTGAAGCTCCACAGCAGAAGAAGACAGACAGCTTCTTCAGTGGCAAAACGGTCGTGCTCACAGGTACCTTGCATCAGCTTACGCGTGATGATGCTGCTTCCAGGCTGGAGGCACTGGGAGCCAAGGTGACCAGATCCGTATCGAAAAAGACGGATTTAGTCATAGCTGGTGAAAAGGCCGGGAGTAAACTGGCTAAAGCCCAACAGCTCGGAATCGAAACCATAGAAGATGAGGACGAATTCATCAGATTGCTGGAACAAGAGTAATAGTTTGCAATGAGCGCAGCCATTCCGTTTCAGGACGGGATGGCTGTTTTGTTACTGACTGTTTAGAGCTAGGTATAGAAGCTATATAAAAAGTTTTCAAAAAATGCTTGCTAAATAACTATAGGCATGTTACATTATTAGACGTTGCTTTGAGAGTAACTTTTCTCAAAGTAGAGGTTGCTGAAAGAAAATCAAAAAAAGATTTGACAAGAAAGCGACCGACATGATATGATCTAATTCCTGGCTCGTTGAACAGACGAGAACAGACAAGTTCTTTGAAAACTGAACAAATGGATGATGTAAATAAAGATTTCTTCTTTTATAAAGAAGAATGGCTAGCATTAAAAATGAGCTAATCGCTCTTTCTATAACCAACTTCGGTTGGTCTTTATTGGAGAGTTTGATCCTGGCTCAGGACGAACGCTGGCGGCGTGCCTAATACATGCAAGTCGAGCGGGGTCATGTAGAAGCTTGCTTCTACATGACCTAGCGGCGGACGGGTGAGTAACACGTAGGCAACCTGCCCACAAGACAGGGATAACTACCGGAAACGGTAGCTAATACCCGATACATCCTTTTCCTGCATGGGAGAAGGAGGAAAGACGGAGCAATCTGTCACTTGTGGATGGGCCTGCGGCGCATTAGCTAGTTGGTGGGGTAAAGGCCTACCAAGGCGACGATGCGTAGCCGACCTGAGAGGGTGATCGGCCACACTGGGACTGAGACACGGCCCAGACTCCTACGGGAGGCAGCAGTAGGGAATCTTCCGCAATGGGCGAAAGCCTGACGGAGCAACGCCGCGTGAGTGATGAAGGTTTT
This DNA window, taken from Paenibacillus kribbensis, encodes the following:
- the rfbC gene encoding dTDP-4-dehydrorhamnose 3,5-epimerase, coding for MKVIPLKLEGAKIIEPVVHGDHRGFFMESYNDQIMKQNGINHAFIQDNQSLSAEAGVIRGLHYQLNPKAQTKLIRVLSGAIYDVILDIRKSSPTFGQWVGVILSEHNRRQLLVPKGFAHGFCTLVPNTQVFYKVDEYYSPENDRGILWNDPALGIDWPTSHAVLSEKDKKQPALADADINFE
- a CDS encoding glycosyltransferase family 2 protein codes for the protein MYKTVRHIWSYKEVVILKKPSVQILLSTYNGAAYLDEQVESLINQKDVNIQILVRDDGSTDDTVAKLNALKQRYPQQIILYPERNVGVIASFFDLIQKSSENFEFYAFCDQDDVWMPDKLARAVAQLRKKEGNRPLMYCSATQMVSQTLEPLKVWPADLARSLSFYNALIENVCVGCTMVINKETLQLVKKRMPASLKNIIMHDWWIYLCTSSFGEVVFDPIPSIWYRQHQNNVLGGSTDGWVSKWRKRLDRFVKGKNRYILSKQAQQFIQLYGQDLPSQMHKDIELFLNSYQKGLFPRLKYIWQSPFYRQSRLDNWIYKLVFLLGKL
- a CDS encoding undecaprenyl-phosphate glucose phosphotransferase — protein: MIRRNQRFLTQLYIVADFAVIQLSFLIAWFFKFESEWITYKEPLPIQVYGGWSLIYGLIAVVLGMLFSLYSPKRKKRFADDVFRVTQIHIVGLFVLLSVMFFVKQIDISRSYLAIYMVGNVLLILFYRYFLKRILKALRQKGYNKQFMLILGAGSLGQRFYHNLGQYPDLGYEVVGFLDDNRQWSEEEEARFRPILGGLDQLEATLSRLMIDEVILALPLDAHDKYPKIINMCEKAGVRTLIIPDFFDYLPARPYFDNFAGMPMINVRDIPLDIAGNRLFKRLFDIFFSLFAIILTAPIMLAVAIGVMVTSRGPIIFKQERVGLNRRTFRMYKFRSMKVLPPGTEDTGWTTANDPRRTRFGSFIRKTSLDELPQFFNVLLGDMSVVGPRPERPYYVDQFREEIPKYMVKHHVRPGITGWAQSNGLRGDTSIEERIKHDIFYIENWSLLFDIKIIFRTIRNGFKNAY
- a CDS encoding glycosyltransferase family 2 protein, with the protein product MDVSILVVNYNTCRLTLDCLQSVYASKTQYRYEVIVIDNHSSDGSVEAIRAEYPEIWLIANEDNTGFAKANNQGMEVASGRYILLLNSDTLVQPDTLDTMIQFMDTHPEMGASGCKVILPDGSLDKACKRGFPTPSASFYYAFGWSKRYPDNPKYNQYQLGHLSPDDEYPVDVLVGAFMLVRRETIEQVGGLDETFFMYGEDIDWCYRIKQAGWGIYYYPRTYIVHIKGGSARRRPLKIIYEFHRAMWVFHRKHYKQQYSWITNMAVYAGITVKFGMAFLKNKWSAPVKPDSGEQSRTEVKA
- the rfbD gene encoding dTDP-4-dehydrorhamnose reductase, coding for MKVLVTGASGQLGKDVVKVFQEQGHDVLGYDREQLDITDLQQAVKIVGQYQPDAVIHCAAYTAVDAAESDIDGAYQVNASGTRNMALAAEKVGAKLVYISTDYVFDGTAEQPYHEYDNTNPQSIYGKSKRAGEILAQTLSSKYFIVRTSWVYGLHGNNFVKTMLKLGQEKPHLQVVNDQKGSPTYTVDLARFLAELVQTEKYGVYHASNSGSCTWYEFTQAIFQDAAELLGVKITAKLDPCSTEQFPRPAERPCNSVMEHIAIRTNGLNDLRNWREGLRDFLKEYLESSSR
- a CDS encoding heptaprenylglyceryl phosphate synthase, with amino-acid sequence MLEECVLADSIQSWKHVFKLDPDKELDDEALDAVCMSGTDAIMIGGSSGITYENTVDLLSRVRRYEVPCVLEVSDLEAVVPGFDLYMIPMVLNTMNSNWIVGQHQRAIEQFGYMIPWDLLVAEGYIVLNGDSTVAKLTGAETSLSASSAASYAQIADKLMHLPIVYVEYSGTFGDMELVQKIHRSTERSRVLYGGGIVDKSTALQAAAVCDTIVVGNIIYRDLAKALETVAVKLKV
- the rfbB gene encoding dTDP-glucose 4,6-dehydratase is translated as MKLLVTGGAGFIGSNFVLYMLKQHPDYEIVNIDALTYAGNLENLKSIENHPNHTFVKADITDAQAIDQLMQQGIDVVVNFAAESHVDRSILEPEVFVKTNVFGTQVLLDAAKKYNVTKFVQVSTDEVYGSLGETGLFTEETPLQPNSPYSASKAGGDLLVRAYHETFGLPVNITRCSNNYGPYQFPEKLIPLMISRALSDQQLPVYGDGLNIRDWLYVEDHCSAIDLVIHQGKLGEVYNIGGNNERTNVHIVKTVLEELGKPESLISYVQDRPGHDRRYGIDPTKTMNELGWKPKHSFETGIKETIRWYLDNKEWWTRIQSGEYQQYYAKQYGSRLGDA